The Collimonas fungivorans Ter331 genome has a segment encoding these proteins:
- the cydX gene encoding cytochrome bd-I oxidase subunit CydX: MWYFAWILGVGLALAFGIINVMWLEANYAFGSRDEETTRERFESAAAEHEAKARKK; encoded by the coding sequence ATGTGGTATTTCGCATGGATATTGGGAGTCGGCCTGGCGCTGGCGTTCGGCATCATCAACGTCATGTGGCTGGAAGCCAACTATGCCTTCGGCAGCCGCGATGAAGAAACCACGCGCGAGCGTTTTGAAAGCGCTGCCGCCGAGCACGAAGCCAAGGCGCGGAAAAAATGA
- a CDS encoding DUF2867 domain-containing protein — protein sequence MNGPACIVALSASARSLLPGHDFADAYQVDAAVSGLTARQATQAIVTHPPAWVRHLVKTRNCIVSLFQLRTVEIGVDQPLQPTIGGFPVVAQSAEEVVLGFDDKHLDFRISVTVNAGSDTGTLVTVATVVKTNNFFGRAYLATIMPFHRLIVRHLLEHARFGQVS from the coding sequence ATGAACGGGCCAGCCTGCATCGTGGCGCTGAGCGCCAGCGCCCGCTCGCTATTGCCGGGCCATGATTTTGCAGATGCTTACCAGGTCGACGCTGCGGTTTCCGGCCTGACTGCGCGCCAGGCGACGCAAGCCATCGTTACGCATCCGCCGGCCTGGGTCAGGCATCTGGTGAAGACGCGCAACTGCATCGTCAGCCTGTTCCAGCTGAGGACAGTGGAGATCGGCGTCGACCAGCCGCTGCAGCCGACCATAGGCGGCTTCCCGGTCGTCGCCCAGTCGGCCGAGGAAGTTGTGCTGGGATTCGACGACAAGCATCTCGACTTCAGGATCAGCGTGACGGTCAATGCCGGTTCCGACACCGGCACCCTGGTGACCGTCGCCACCGTGGTCAAGACCAATAATTTCTTCGGCCGCGCCTACCTGGCGACAATCATGCCCTTCCACCGGCTGATTGTGCGGCACTTGCTGGAACACGCCAGGTTCGGCCAGGTCAGCTAG
- the earP gene encoding elongation factor P maturation arginine rhamnosyltransferase EarP, whose translation MNHRTTQTSLALFCKVVDNYGDIGICWRLARQLEQEHGIAVTLWVDDLASFQRICPQVAVDRELQQVGAVTIRHWSGQDGVFAAADVADIVIEFFACDIPPGYIAAMAERVPHPVWLNLEGLSAEAWVEGCHALPSPQSRSLTKYFFFPGFTNKTGGLLLESGLLQQRQAFQQDPAVMAAFLRQFGVTPAETASLKVSLFCYPQAPAPALFEAWQNGGAAMTCLVPEGVAVDAVETFLGRAALAGASATRGALTVRVLPFIPQQDYDKLLWACDLNFVRGEDSFVRAQWAGKPFVWHIYPQDEDLHHVKLNAFLQSYTATTENLAEFSLNWNEAAKKTADWAALWASLAADMPKIAIMAMDWQRQMLANGDLACNLLKFAKTVR comes from the coding sequence TTGAATCATCGAACAACACAAACATCGCTGGCCTTGTTTTGCAAGGTGGTCGACAACTACGGCGACATCGGCATCTGCTGGCGCCTGGCGCGGCAGCTGGAGCAGGAACATGGCATCGCCGTCACCTTATGGGTAGACGACCTGGCCAGTTTCCAGCGGATCTGCCCGCAAGTCGCCGTCGATCGCGAACTACAGCAAGTTGGCGCGGTAACAATACGCCACTGGTCCGGCCAGGATGGCGTGTTTGCGGCCGCCGACGTGGCCGACATCGTGATCGAATTTTTCGCCTGCGACATACCGCCCGGTTATATTGCGGCGATGGCGGAGCGCGTACCGCATCCGGTGTGGCTCAACCTGGAAGGACTGAGCGCCGAAGCCTGGGTGGAAGGCTGCCATGCGCTGCCCTCGCCGCAATCGCGGTCCTTGACCAAATATTTTTTCTTCCCCGGCTTCACCAACAAGACCGGCGGCCTGCTGCTCGAATCCGGCCTGCTGCAGCAGCGCCAGGCATTTCAACAGGATCCAGCTGTGATGGCGGCCTTTCTCCGGCAGTTTGGCGTAACACCTGCAGAGACGGCATCCCTGAAAGTTTCGCTGTTCTGCTATCCGCAAGCGCCGGCGCCGGCTTTGTTCGAGGCATGGCAAAACGGCGGCGCGGCGATGACTTGCCTGGTGCCGGAAGGCGTCGCCGTCGACGCCGTCGAAACATTTCTCGGGCGAGCCGCGTTAGCCGGGGCCAGCGCAACCCGCGGCGCACTGACCGTGCGGGTGCTGCCCTTCATTCCGCAGCAAGATTACGACAAGCTGCTGTGGGCCTGCGACCTCAATTTCGTGCGGGGCGAGGATTCCTTCGTGCGCGCCCAGTGGGCCGGCAAGCCCTTCGTCTGGCACATCTACCCGCAAGACGAAGACTTGCATCATGTCAAATTGAACGCATTTTTGCAGTCCTATACGGCCACAACCGAGAACCTGGCCGAATTTTCCCTGAACTGGAACGAAGCCGCCAAAAAAACCGCGGACTGGGCCGCGCTATGGGCGTCGCTGGCAGCCGACATGCCGAAAATTGCCATCATGGCCATGGATTGGCAGCGGCAAATGTTGGCAAATGGCGACTTGGCCTGCAATTTACTGAAGTTTGCCAAAACAGTTAGGTAA
- a CDS encoding elongation factor P encodes MKPAKEIRVGNIIMVDSKPMIVLRSDVNGSSRTGFTYKWKLKNLLTNAPMENVFRGDDKFDVVVLDKKPVTYSYFADPLFVFMDADYEQYEIEAENLGDALHYLKDGMECEAVFYDGKAISVELPTTIQRQVVYSEPAVKGNTSGNVLKEAKIENAIEANQHIVMVPLFVSSDDMIEIDTRTNEFKKRA; translated from the coding sequence ATGAAACCTGCAAAAGAAATTCGTGTTGGCAACATCATCATGGTCGACAGCAAGCCTATGATCGTCTTGCGCTCTGACGTCAACGGTTCGAGCCGCACGGGCTTCACCTACAAGTGGAAACTGAAGAACCTGCTGACCAACGCCCCGATGGAAAACGTTTTCCGCGGCGACGACAAGTTCGACGTGGTCGTGCTCGACAAGAAACCAGTGACTTATTCGTACTTCGCCGATCCGTTGTTCGTGTTCATGGACGCCGACTACGAACAGTATGAAATCGAAGCAGAAAACCTGGGCGACGCCCTGCACTACCTGAAAGACGGCATGGAATGCGAAGCCGTGTTTTACGACGGCAAGGCAATCTCGGTCGAACTGCCGACCACAATCCAGCGCCAGGTTGTCTACTCGGAGCCGGCAGTCAAGGGCAACACTTCGGGCAACGTCCTGAAAGAAGCCAAGATCGAAAACGCTATCGAAGCCAACCAGCACATCGTCATGGTGCCGCTGTTCGTCAGCTCCGACGACATGATCGAAATCGACACACGCACCAACGAGTTCAAGAAGCGCGCTTAA
- a CDS encoding MFS transporter, whose translation MEKNMAAISAQNDSLLDLPVHVSSTASPLRSWLSVVAVAIGAFAFVTTEFLPVGLLPQIAHDLGVSPGTAGLMVTTPGVIAAISAPGLMLGAGRINRRLILLMLSVLLLASNLISAMAPGFGTMLLGRALLGAALGGFWTLALATSARLVREEHAAKATAMILTGVTFATVIGVPLGTFISTLASWRASFIATGVLAAVALAAQALLLPSLPSKAAIRFSDLGALLGRATIRKSLLMVALVFGAHFSAYTYVTPFLVQSAGFSLPAITSVLLGFGFVGFVSNFAISTTVSRNLQLSLFSMVAILMVALLALPLLHASQAGVVTMVLAWGVAFGAIPLCASIWLQLSSPDLPEAGSALFVSIVQVAIAVGSSTGGVVVDSLGISSTLWLGGGLALASLAVIASFGFNNKNLAETLSE comes from the coding sequence ATGGAAAAAAATATGGCGGCGATCAGCGCGCAAAACGACAGCCTTCTCGACCTGCCCGTGCATGTCAGCAGCACGGCATCGCCTTTGCGTTCGTGGCTGTCGGTGGTGGCGGTGGCGATAGGCGCGTTTGCGTTTGTCACCACGGAATTCCTGCCGGTCGGGCTGCTGCCGCAAATCGCGCACGACCTTGGCGTTTCGCCCGGCACCGCCGGTTTGATGGTGACCACGCCGGGAGTGATCGCGGCCATCTCGGCGCCGGGGCTGATGCTGGGAGCAGGGCGCATTAACCGCCGCCTGATCTTGCTGATGCTGTCGGTGCTGCTGCTGGCGTCCAACCTGATATCGGCGATGGCTCCCGGCTTTGGCACGATGCTGCTAGGACGGGCCCTGCTGGGCGCGGCGCTGGGCGGATTCTGGACGCTGGCGCTGGCGACTTCGGCGCGGCTGGTGCGGGAAGAGCACGCCGCCAAGGCGACCGCCATGATACTGACCGGCGTCACCTTCGCCACGGTGATCGGGGTGCCGCTCGGCACCTTCATCAGCACCCTGGCTTCCTGGCGCGCATCGTTCATCGCCACCGGCGTGCTGGCCGCCGTGGCGCTGGCTGCGCAAGCGCTGCTGCTGCCTTCGCTGCCGTCGAAAGCGGCGATTCGCTTCAGCGACCTGGGCGCATTGCTGGGCCGGGCGACTATCCGCAAAAGCTTGCTGATGGTGGCGCTGGTGTTTGGCGCGCACTTTTCCGCCTACACCTATGTCACGCCGTTCCTGGTGCAAAGCGCAGGATTCAGCCTGCCGGCGATTACTTCGGTACTGCTGGGCTTCGGTTTCGTCGGCTTCGTTTCGAATTTTGCGATCTCGACCACCGTCTCCCGCAACCTGCAGCTTTCGCTGTTTTCCATGGTGGCGATCCTGATGGTGGCTTTGCTGGCGTTGCCGCTGCTGCATGCATCGCAAGCGGGCGTGGTGACGATGGTGCTGGCCTGGGGCGTGGCGTTCGGCGCCATCCCGTTGTGCGCCAGCATCTGGCTGCAATTGTCGTCCCCTGACTTGCCGGAAGCCGGTTCCGCGTTATTCGTCAGCATTGTGCAGGTAGCGATTGCGGTAGGTTCGTCCACCGGCGGCGTGGTGGTCGATTCGCTCGGCATCTCGTCTACCCTGTGGCTGGGCGGCGGACTGGCGCTGGCAAGCCTGGCGGTGATCGCCAGTTTCGGTTTCAACAACAAGAACCTGGCCGAGACCCTGAGCGAATAA
- a CDS encoding Rrf2 family transcriptional regulator — translation MKSSRFAVAAHILVSVEYATRGGEVFLPSTAIATSVNTNPVFVRELLRKLSKAKLVLTKEGKGGGVQLARPASDINLAEIYQAVEEGPVLKHNTRSKDLCCPVSCGMDMVLDPVVSEVEGALLEILRERKLSELVNKIADKTEA, via the coding sequence ATGAAGTCGAGTCGATTTGCCGTGGCGGCACACATTTTAGTCAGCGTCGAGTACGCGACCAGGGGCGGGGAAGTGTTTTTGCCTTCCACCGCCATTGCCACGAGCGTCAATACCAATCCCGTTTTTGTGCGTGAACTGCTGCGCAAGCTGAGCAAGGCCAAGCTGGTGTTGACCAAGGAAGGCAAGGGCGGCGGCGTGCAGCTGGCGCGGCCGGCGTCGGACATCAACCTGGCGGAGATCTACCAGGCGGTGGAGGAAGGGCCGGTGCTGAAGCACAATACGCGTTCGAAAGACCTCTGTTGTCCGGTCAGCTGCGGCATGGATATGGTGCTGGATCCGGTGGTGTCGGAAGTCGAGGGCGCTTTGCTGGAGATCCTGCGGGAAAGAAAATTGTCCGAGCTGGTCAACAAGATCGCCGACAAGACTGAGGCATAG
- the mmsB gene encoding 3-hydroxyisobutyrate dehydrogenase has translation MSSDIVFIGLGNMGLPMALNLVKAGCKVSGHDLLAASVDKFVAGGGSTGSDLPAAVAAARIVITMLPASRHVEGAYLGPNGILAQAAPGTLLIDCSTIAPDAARKVATAARDKGFTMLDAPVSGGTGGAAAGTLTFMVGGSAEGFALAKPYLEKMGKAIFHAGDNGSGQTVKVCNNMLLGILMIGSCEAIRLGMANGMDPKVLSEIMAKSSGRNWALEVYNPCPGVMENAPASKGYAGGFGVDLMLKDLGLAVENSLSTGSSVPLGALARNLYDIHSKSGAGGLDFSSIFNMLAKAG, from the coding sequence ATGAGTAGCGACATCGTTTTTATCGGCCTCGGCAATATGGGTTTGCCGATGGCGCTGAACCTGGTGAAGGCCGGCTGCAAGGTCAGCGGCCATGACCTGCTGGCGGCCAGCGTCGACAAGTTTGTCGCCGGCGGCGGCAGCACCGGCAGCGATTTGCCGGCCGCGGTGGCGGCAGCCAGGATCGTCATCACGATGCTGCCGGCCAGCCGCCACGTTGAGGGCGCCTACCTCGGCCCCAACGGCATCCTGGCGCAGGCGGCGCCGGGCACGTTGCTGATCGACTGCTCGACCATCGCTCCCGACGCTGCGCGCAAGGTGGCGACGGCGGCGCGCGACAAAGGCTTCACCATGCTCGATGCGCCGGTTTCGGGCGGCACCGGCGGTGCTGCCGCCGGTACCCTGACTTTCATGGTCGGCGGTTCCGCCGAAGGCTTTGCCCTGGCCAAGCCATACCTGGAAAAAATGGGCAAGGCAATTTTCCACGCCGGCGACAACGGCAGCGGCCAGACCGTCAAGGTGTGCAACAACATGCTGCTGGGGATCCTGATGATCGGCAGCTGCGAGGCGATCCGGCTCGGCATGGCGAACGGCATGGATCCCAAGGTGCTGTCGGAAATCATGGCGAAAAGTTCGGGCCGCAACTGGGCGCTGGAAGTCTACAACCCGTGTCCGGGAGTGATGGAAAATGCGCCGGCGTCCAAGGGCTATGCCGGCGGCTTCGGCGTCGACCTGATGCTCAAGGACCTCGGGCTGGCGGTGGAAAATTCGCTGTCCACTGGCAGCAGCGTGCCGCTCGGCGCGCTGGCGCGCAACCTGTACGACATCCACAGCAAGAGCGGCGCCGGCGGGCTGGATTTTTCCAGTATTTTCAATATGTTGGCCAAGGCCGGGTAA
- a CDS encoding CoA-acylating methylmalonate-semialdehyde dehydrogenase: protein MSTNIPNIPLYVGGKTVQSASTEWRDVLNPATQEVVARVPFATKAEVDHAVADAKQAFASWRNTSLAQRMRIMLKFQQLLRENIAPLAELITREHGKTLPDAEGEVMRGLEVVEHACSITSLQLGELAENAATGVDVYTINQPLGVGAGITAFNFPVMLPCFMFPVAVACGNTFILKPSEQDPSSSLFLVELAQQAGLPPGVLNVVHGGPEVANMLCDHPDIKAISFIGSTTVGTHIYRRASEAGKRAQCMMGAKNHCIVLPDANKDQAINNLLGAAFGAAGQRCMANSMVLLVGKARSWLPEIVERSRGLKIGPGSDRKADLGPMVSKAAKARTERLIGSGVEQGARLLLDGRNCQVAGYPDGNFVGPTIFSGVTAEMDIYTQEIFGPAMCVVELETLDEAIAFINANPNGNGTSIFTSSGWSARKFQNEIDVGQVGINVPIPVPVAYFSFTGSRASKLGDLGPNGKQAVQFWTQTKTVTARWFAPDADGGEINTTISMK, encoded by the coding sequence ATGTCTACCAATATCCCTAACATCCCTCTATATGTCGGCGGCAAGACCGTGCAGTCGGCCAGCACCGAATGGCGCGATGTCCTCAATCCGGCGACCCAGGAAGTAGTGGCGCGCGTGCCGTTCGCCACCAAAGCTGAAGTCGACCACGCGGTAGCCGACGCCAAGCAGGCCTTCGCCAGCTGGCGCAACACTTCGCTGGCGCAGCGCATGCGCATCATGCTCAAGTTCCAGCAGCTGCTGCGCGAAAACATCGCGCCGCTGGCCGAGCTGATTACGCGCGAGCACGGCAAGACCCTGCCGGATGCCGAAGGCGAAGTGATGCGCGGCCTGGAAGTGGTCGAGCACGCCTGCTCCATCACTTCGCTGCAGCTGGGCGAACTGGCCGAAAATGCCGCCACCGGCGTCGATGTCTACACCATCAACCAGCCGCTCGGCGTCGGCGCCGGCATCACGGCGTTCAACTTCCCGGTGATGCTGCCTTGCTTCATGTTCCCGGTAGCGGTCGCCTGCGGCAATACCTTCATCCTGAAGCCGTCCGAACAGGACCCTTCTTCTTCGCTGTTCCTGGTCGAACTGGCGCAGCAGGCCGGTTTGCCGCCGGGCGTGTTGAACGTGGTGCATGGCGGCCCGGAGGTGGCCAACATGCTGTGCGACCATCCCGACATCAAGGCGATTTCCTTCATCGGCTCGACCACTGTCGGCACCCATATCTATCGCCGTGCCAGCGAAGCCGGCAAGCGCGCGCAATGCATGATGGGCGCCAAGAACCACTGCATCGTGCTGCCCGACGCCAACAAGGACCAGGCCATCAACAACCTGCTGGGCGCGGCATTCGGCGCCGCCGGCCAGCGCTGCATGGCGAATTCGATGGTGCTGCTGGTGGGCAAGGCGCGTTCCTGGCTGCCGGAAATCGTTGAGCGTTCGCGCGGCCTGAAGATCGGGCCGGGCAGCGACCGCAAGGCCGACCTCGGGCCGATGGTGTCGAAAGCCGCCAAGGCGCGCACCGAACGCCTGATCGGATCGGGCGTGGAGCAGGGCGCGCGGCTGCTGCTGGATGGCCGCAACTGCCAGGTGGCCGGTTACCCCGACGGCAATTTTGTCGGTCCGACCATTTTTTCCGGCGTGACCGCCGAGATGGATATCTATACGCAAGAGATCTTCGGCCCGGCCATGTGTGTGGTCGAACTGGAGACGCTGGACGAAGCGATTGCCTTCATCAACGCCAACCCGAACGGCAACGGCACGTCGATCTTTACCTCCTCGGGCTGGTCCGCGCGCAAGTTCCAGAACGAGATCGATGTCGGCCAGGTCGGCATCAATGTGCCGATCCCGGTGCCGGTGGCTTATTTCAGCTTTACCGGTTCGCGCGCTTCCAAGCTGGGCGACCTCGGCCCCAACGGCAAGCAGGCGGTGCAGTTCTGGACCCAGACCAAGACCGTGACCGCGCGCTGGTTTGCGCCGGATGCGGACGGCGGCGAGATCAATACGACGATTTCCATGAAGTGA
- a CDS encoding ABC transporter substrate-binding protein encodes MRNKLLLRSSAVIFLGLLAGSQALAQEGEVYKVGILTDMSGPYSAMGGPGSVAAAKMAIEDCLKAECKGMKIELLTADHQNKADIGASKAREWIDRDKVDAIADLTNSSVALAVQRLIRDKGGIAMYSGPATGVLTNAECAPNGFHWMFDTYSQAAGAAAALTKMGQKSWYFVTVDYAFGQSLEKDAGDVVKRLGGTVVGSIRHPLNASDLSSFLLQAQSSKAQVIGLANGGQDTVNAIKQARSFGIGAKNQRLAALLVFLSDVHALGLNDAQGLVYTDGFYWDFDSDTRAFSKRFETLYKGNKPTMVHAGVYSSVYHYLKAAAATKSHDWKIVTQKMREIPIHDAVMRNASIRPDGRVIHDMYLYQVKTPAESKAPWDYLKLLSTIPAQQAFKPMDASCPLVK; translated from the coding sequence ATGCGCAACAAGCTGCTGCTACGTAGTTCGGCCGTGATTTTTTTGGGTTTGCTGGCCGGGAGCCAGGCCCTGGCCCAGGAAGGCGAGGTCTACAAGGTCGGCATCCTGACCGACATGTCCGGGCCGTATTCGGCGATGGGCGGACCGGGCTCGGTGGCGGCGGCCAAGATGGCGATCGAGGATTGCCTGAAGGCCGAATGCAAGGGCATGAAAATCGAACTGCTGACCGCGGATCACCAGAACAAGGCCGACATCGGCGCTTCCAAGGCGCGTGAATGGATAGACCGCGACAAGGTCGACGCCATCGCCGATCTGACCAATTCCTCGGTGGCGCTGGCGGTGCAGCGCCTGATCCGCGACAAGGGCGGCATCGCCATGTACAGCGGCCCGGCGACCGGCGTGCTGACCAATGCCGAATGCGCGCCCAATGGTTTCCACTGGATGTTCGATACCTACTCGCAGGCAGCCGGCGCCGCCGCGGCATTGACCAAGATGGGACAGAAGTCCTGGTACTTCGTCACCGTCGACTACGCTTTCGGCCAGTCGCTGGAAAAAGATGCCGGCGATGTCGTCAAGCGCCTCGGCGGCACCGTGGTCGGATCGATCCGCCATCCGCTCAACGCCAGCGACCTGTCGTCGTTCCTGCTGCAGGCGCAAAGCTCGAAGGCGCAGGTGATCGGCCTGGCCAACGGCGGCCAGGATACGGTCAATGCGATCAAGCAGGCGCGCTCGTTCGGCATCGGCGCCAAGAACCAGCGCCTGGCGGCTTTGCTGGTGTTCTTGTCGGATGTGCATGCGCTGGGCCTGAACGACGCCCAGGGCCTGGTCTACACCGACGGTTTCTACTGGGATTTCGACAGCGATACGCGCGCATTCTCCAAGCGTTTCGAAACGCTCTATAAAGGCAACAAGCCGACCATGGTGCATGCTGGCGTCTATTCCAGCGTCTATCACTACCTGAAGGCGGCGGCCGCAACCAAGTCGCACGACTGGAAAATCGTGACCCAGAAAATGCGCGAGATCCCTATCCATGACGCCGTCATGCGCAATGCTTCCATCCGCCCCGATGGCCGCGTGATCCATGACATGTATCTGTACCAGGTAAAAACGCCGGCCGAATCGAAAGCGCCTTGGGATTATCTCAAGCTGCTGTCGACCATCCCGGCACAGCAGGCTTTCAAACCGATGGACGCGTCCTGTCCCTTGGTCAAGTAA
- a CDS encoding LysR family transcriptional regulator, which produces MLDWDNLRVFLELTRSQGLVETAKKLGIDHSTVSRRMHRFEEQVGSQLFERNNQGYTLTAEGHRLIEYAERVESTVYAAAEELSGHNRLLSGQVRLGATEGFGTFVLAPHLAHFCARHPHITVDLLPVPRFVNLSKREADIGVTIERPQSGNYVVTKLTDYLLKLYATRSYLETHAPIKTLQDLNHHAFIGYVDDLVFSEELRYKDNVAPAAFRAFRSTSVIAQYTAARSGQGLAILPCFLAQQSDDLVPVLDGQADIQRAFWLVAATETRNVARVAALWRYLREVIEPNRPFLMGESRHMTYSDTIVSA; this is translated from the coding sequence ATGCTGGATTGGGATAACCTGCGCGTGTTCCTGGAGCTGACGCGCAGCCAGGGCCTGGTGGAAACGGCAAAGAAACTCGGCATAGACCACTCGACCGTGTCGCGCCGCATGCACCGTTTCGAGGAACAGGTCGGCAGCCAGCTGTTCGAGCGCAACAACCAGGGTTACACGCTGACCGCGGAAGGCCACCGGCTGATCGAATATGCGGAGCGGGTCGAGAGCACGGTGTATGCCGCCGCGGAAGAACTGAGCGGCCACAACCGGCTGCTGTCGGGCCAGGTCCGGCTCGGCGCCACCGAAGGTTTCGGTACCTTCGTGCTGGCGCCGCACCTGGCGCATTTCTGCGCGCGGCATCCGCACATCACGGTCGACCTGTTGCCGGTGCCGCGCTTCGTCAATCTGTCCAAGCGCGAAGCCGACATCGGCGTCACCATCGAACGCCCGCAAAGCGGCAATTATGTGGTCACCAAGCTGACCGACTACCTGCTCAAGCTGTACGCCACCCGCTCCTACCTGGAGACGCATGCACCGATCAAGACCTTGCAGGACTTAAATCATCACGCTTTCATCGGCTACGTCGACGACCTGGTGTTCAGCGAAGAGTTGCGCTACAAGGACAATGTGGCGCCGGCCGCCTTCCGCGCCTTCCGCAGCACCAGCGTGATTGCCCAGTACACGGCGGCGCGCAGCGGCCAGGGGCTGGCGATCCTGCCCTGCTTCCTGGCGCAGCAAAGCGACGACCTGGTGCCGGTGCTGGACGGCCAGGCCGATATCCAGCGCGCGTTCTGGCTGGTAGCCGCCACCGAAACCCGCAATGTGGCGCGGGTAGCCGCGCTATGGCGCTACCTGCGTGAAGTGATCGAACCTAACCGGCCGTTCCTGATGGGGGAATCACGCCACATGACTTACTCGGATACAATTGTCTCAGCCTGA
- a CDS encoding GNAT family N-acetyltransferase has translation MILTGPELARALEQAEATHLSRQVAACRQLGHKDARAIAISGGVAALTDPAFGRKLNHVTGLGMGAPLDSGELALLEAAYAVHGLETQVDVCPHADSSTLAVLAERGYAANAFSNTYVRRLAPADAYAAAGSGIEVIADRVLVEATFAGDSVAGFSVQAVSRPVILLETLARIALQRSDTLLFAAAIDGKVAGTAGMSLIETSAGLLAHLYIASTLPAYRGRGIQLALLHARLAAARSAGCTLASVTARPANTSARNTERVGFSLAYTKTTFAKRPA, from the coding sequence ATGATTTTGACTGGCCCCGAACTCGCCCGCGCACTTGAGCAGGCCGAGGCGACACATTTGAGCCGGCAGGTTGCAGCCTGCCGCCAGCTCGGACACAAGGACGCGCGCGCCATCGCCATCTCCGGCGGCGTCGCGGCGCTCACCGATCCGGCTTTCGGACGCAAACTCAACCATGTCACAGGACTGGGCATGGGAGCGCCGCTGGACTCCGGCGAGCTGGCGCTGCTGGAAGCCGCATACGCCGTCCATGGACTGGAGACGCAGGTGGATGTCTGTCCTCACGCCGACAGCAGCACGCTGGCGGTCCTGGCCGAGCGCGGCTATGCGGCCAATGCTTTCAGCAACACCTACGTGCGCCGCTTGGCGCCGGCGGATGCTTATGCCGCGGCCGGCAGCGGCATAGAGGTAATCGCCGACAGGGTTCTGGTGGAAGCCACATTTGCCGGCGACTCGGTGGCCGGATTTTCGGTGCAGGCGGTAAGTCGCCCCGTCATCTTGCTGGAGACGCTGGCGCGGATTGCCTTGCAGCGGAGCGATACGCTACTGTTCGCCGCGGCGATAGACGGTAAGGTAGCCGGCACTGCCGGCATGAGCCTGATCGAGACGTCGGCGGGACTACTGGCGCATTTGTATATCGCCAGCACGCTGCCGGCATACAGAGGACGCGGGATCCAGCTAGCGCTGCTGCACGCGCGGCTAGCGGCGGCCCGCAGCGCCGGCTGCACATTGGCCAGCGTTACTGCACGGCCGGCGAATACCAGCGCACGCAACACCGAGCGCGTCGGCTTTAGCCTGGCTTACACTAAAACGACTTTCGCCAAGCGCCCGGCTTAA
- a CDS encoding DUF1439 domain-containing protein: protein MHTIRRTLVKTMLGLSATAVAAGAWAGYNIWSNEYTFSQQQLQTAIESKFPQQLRYAEVFNVGLKNPHLTLNPAQNRVLTQVNVSVVSPLLLAGTLNGAITLSSGLKYDRATRAVQLDNPTVDNIDFSNVPAQYKPQLSQIGAVVAQQVLNNYPIYTFRSEELRLNGKTFEPGAITVQQDGIAVEINES from the coding sequence ATGCATACAATACGACGCACACTGGTGAAGACTATGCTGGGCCTGAGCGCGACGGCGGTTGCGGCCGGCGCCTGGGCCGGCTACAACATCTGGTCCAACGAATACACGTTTTCGCAACAGCAGCTGCAGACCGCCATCGAAAGCAAGTTCCCGCAGCAGCTGCGTTATGCGGAAGTGTTCAATGTCGGCCTGAAGAATCCGCACCTGACGCTCAACCCGGCGCAAAACCGCGTGCTGACGCAGGTGAATGTCAGCGTGGTCAGTCCTCTGCTGCTGGCAGGGACGCTGAATGGCGCCATCACCCTCAGCAGCGGCTTGAAGTACGACCGCGCGACGCGCGCCGTCCAGCTCGACAATCCTACTGTCGACAATATCGACTTCAGCAACGTGCCCGCCCAATACAAGCCGCAGCTGAGCCAGATCGGCGCGGTGGTGGCGCAGCAGGTGCTGAACAATTATCCTATCTATACCTTCCGCAGCGAAGAATTGCGCCTGAACGGCAAGACCTTCGAACCCGGTGCGATCACGGTGCAGCAGGATGGCATCGCGGTGGAAATCAACGAGTCCTGA
- a CDS encoding VOC family protein → MIHHVSLGVRDLSLSGAFYDAALGALGLRRVFEDATAVGYGLTDGEDLLCLKLRPDAAPPGPGFHLAFAAPSRAAVDAFHRAALRVGGSDNGAPGLRPEYEENYYAAFLIDPDGHRIEAVSKGPSD, encoded by the coding sequence ATGATTCATCATGTCTCCCTCGGCGTCCGCGATCTTTCCCTGTCAGGCGCGTTTTACGATGCGGCGCTTGGCGCGCTTGGCCTGCGCCGGGTGTTCGAGGATGCAACCGCGGTCGGGTATGGGCTGACGGATGGCGAAGACTTGCTTTGCCTGAAACTGCGTCCAGACGCAGCGCCGCCCGGACCAGGCTTTCACCTGGCGTTTGCGGCGCCGTCCCGCGCTGCCGTCGATGCTTTCCATCGCGCCGCATTGCGTGTGGGCGGCAGCGACAACGGCGCGCCCGGCCTGCGTCCTGAGTACGAGGAAAATTACTATGCCGCTTTTTTGATCGACCCGGATGGGCACAGGATTGAAGCGGTGAGCAAAGGTCCTTCGGATTGA